A portion of the Echeneis naucrates chromosome 5, fEcheNa1.1, whole genome shotgun sequence genome contains these proteins:
- the LOC115043733 gene encoding high mobility group protein HMGI-C, translated as MSHSGTKEPSPQPSAAQSPPEPPHRGRGRPRKQQQEPVGPPTPKRPRGRPKGSKNKGARTALKKEPTGERRPRGRPRKWPQKVVQEVAKEQQGPSEEAGEGPSQPSSSQVPAQEGGE; from the exons ATGAGTCACAGTGGGACCAAAGAGCCGTCTCCCCAGCCAAGCGCTGCCCAGTCACCTCCTGAGCCTCCACACAGGGGGAGGGGTCGGCCACGGAAACAGCAACAG GAGCCAGTTGGACCACCGACCCCAAAGCGACCGAGAGGTCGACCAAAAGGCAGCAAGAATAAAGGCGCTAGAACTGCACTGAAG AAAGAGCCCACTGGGGAGAGACGACCACGTGGGCGACCGAGGAAATGG ccCCAGAAAGTGGTACAAGAAGTAGCTAAAGAGCAGCAG GGTCCTTCAGAAGAAGCTGGGGAGGGGCCCTCACAGCCCTCATCATCTCAGGTTCCAGCACAGGAGGGAGGGGAGTAG
- the c5h3orf18 gene encoding uncharacterized protein C3orf18 homolog, whose protein sequence is MAVTAAKTSMSLVSTAATTTTIPFLSMGTSARDNITSRTTVMTVTITTNETSFNATTFPETVMEGSGMGMVLVPFGIITVIGLAVAIMLYIRKRKRLEKLRHQLMPMYNFDPAEEQDDLLEQELLDHGREGSLTGPNAKTLTTSQGTTQRPSRLVFTDVAKALNA, encoded by the exons ATGGCTGTAACTGCAGCCAAGACAAGTATGAGTCTTGTCTccactgctgccaccaccaccacaatcCCCTTCCTCTCAATGGGCACCAGTGCCAGAGACAATATCACCTCCAGAACGACAGTAATGACTGttacaataacaacaaatgAGACCAGCTTCAACGCCACCACGTTTCCAGAAACAGTGATGGAGGGCTCGGGAATGGGAATGGTGCTCGTGCCCTTTGGCATCATCACCGTCATCGGCTTAGCAGTGGCAATT ATGCTCTATATCCGGAAACGGAAGCG GCTGGAGAAGCTGAGGCACCAGCTCATGCCCATGTATAACTTTGACCCGGCTGAAGAACAAGATGACCTGCTGGAACAGGAACTACTGGACCATGGTCGGGAAGGCAGCCTTACAGGTCCCAATGCCAAG ACTCTCACAACCTCCCAGGGGACCACACAGAGGCCCAGTCGTCTGGTCTTCACAGATGTAGCCAAAGCTCTCAACGCTTAA